In Sphaerospermopsis torques-reginae ITEP-024, the genomic window TTAGACGTGCAGCTTTTGAAAAAGATAGCTATAATAAAAACTTTTTAGAACGAGTTAGAGAAGGAAGTACAACCTACGCGACTCAAGTAGGAAATGAGTTAAAAACATTAGTATTTGAACAGATATTTCCTGACTTAGCAGGTGGTTTTGTTGCAGATGCAGCACGACGGGGAAAAACTATCCAGGAAAAACAAGTTTATGCGGCAACTTTATCATTTTTATATAAATTGTTATTTCTATTATATGCCGAAGCTAGAAATTTGTTACCCATTACCACAGCTTACCGTGATTATAGTTTAATTAAAATTACCCAAGAAATAGCGGAAAGTGTTGATAAACAAAGAACATTAAGTCAAACTTCTACCAAAATTTATAAAGGTATCTTGAGTTTATTTGAAATAGTAGATAGAGGTGATGCAGCGTTAGAAGTACCTCGTTATAATGGCGGTTTATTTCATTTTGAATTTCATCAAAACCAAGATATTAAAGATTATCCAGATAATCATTTTTTGTATGAACATCAATTATCAGATGCGGTTTTAGCTCCTGCTTTAGATAAATTAGCAAGATTTGAAAAATTACCCATTGACTACAGCTTTTTAGGTGTGCGACAATTAGGATAAATTTATGAAGGTTTATTAGAATATCGGGTAGTTGTTGAAGATGGAAATACAGGAAAAGTTCATTTAGAAAATGATAAAGGTGAACGGAAAGCTACAGGTTCTTATTACACACCAGATTATATTGTTAAATACATTGTTAGTCATACCCTCAAACCAATTTTAGAGGAGAGAAAACAAAAATTTGCAGATTTAATGACGCAAATTAATCAAATACAAGAAAATCTCAAAGATGGTAGGTTAGGTGTACAAAGTCGTAACGGTTTACAAAAAGATTTACAACGTTTAGAAAAAACTGCACAAAATACACTGTTAGATATTAAAATTTGTGATCCTGCTATGGGAAGCGGACATTTTTTAGTGGAAGCTGTGGATTTTTTAACTGATGAATTAATTAATATTTTAAATGAATATCCTGAACATAACCCTGTTTTGGGCTTGAGTAATGATCAAGCTATTACCTTCTTGAATCAATTTGATAAATTCTGATAAATTGTTTTGAATCTCATCTATATTTAGGGTAATCATGGCATTTATCTCCATAGCTTCAATTGCGGCAATATTATTTTTATTAGCTCTAATTATATCATGAAAGAGTAGCGATCATGGAGAAATTCACAGTGCAGAACATTTAATTGCAGTTGCTTTATCAGAAAATAAAAAATAAAAATTAAGAAAAATTTAGATCCCCGACTTCTTCAAGAAGTCAGGAATCTGGAACTTAACCCACGGAAATAAACTGAGGTTGACTTGCTAACTTTTCAGTAGCAGTAAAAACTTCTTGCCTAGCCCATTGATCTGCTGCTAAAATGTCATCTAAGGAAGGATTTTGTTTGTTATCATTTTGATGGCGATCGCACACCCATTCAATACAACGCGCAATGTCCAAATAGCCAATTTTCTCTTCTAAAAATAGTGCCACCGCTTGTTCATTTGCTGCATTTAAAACCGCAGTCATTGAACCGCCGGCTCTACCCGCAGCATAAGCTAAATTCATGCAAGGATATTTTTGATGATCCGGTTCACGGAATGTTAAATTACCGCATTTTACTAAATTCAATCTTTCCCAATTTGTGTAAATTCTTTCTGGCCAAGACATTGCATAAAGCAAAGGTAAACGCATATCTGGCCAACCCAGTTGAGCTAAAACCGAAGTATCTTGTAACTCAATTAAAGAGTGAATAATACTTTGGGGATGAATGACAATTTCAATGTCATCATAATCCATCCCAAACAAATAATGAGCCTCAATGACTTCTAAACCCTTGTTCATCAAAGTTGCTGAGTCAACAGTAATTTTTTTACCCATTGACCAGTTAGGATGTTTAAGAGCATCCGCAACTTTAACTGTGGGTAACTTTTCCACAGGCCAATCTCGAAAAGCACCACCAGAAGCAGTGAGCAATATCTTTTTTAACCCATCTTTAGGAACACCTTGCAAACATTGAAAAATTGCCGAATGTTCCGAATCTGCGGGTAATAGTTTCACTCCGTGTTTTTCCACCAAAGGTAAAACCACAGGACCACCAGCGATGAGAGTTTCTTTATTTGCTAAAGCAATATCTTTACCCGCTTCAATCGCTGCTATAGTAGGAAGTAAACCTGCACAACCAACAATACCAGTAACAACGCTTTGGGAATCACCATAACGGGCAACCTCAATCACACCCTCTTCCCCAGCGAGTAAAATAGGTTGGGGATCAAGGTCTTGAATTGCCTCCCGCAGTTCTGGTAACTTATCAGCAGCAGAAATAGCAGCTATTTGGGGGCGAAACTGGCGAATTTGCGCCGCGAATAACTCCACATTGCGCCCAGCAGCAAGGCCAACTATGCGAAACTTGTCTGGATGCTCAGAAACGATGTCTAGAGTCTGAGTACCAATAGAACCAGTAGAACCAAGAAGGGTAATAGCTTTCACAATGATTTAACAATTTACGATATTCTTAACTATAAATTGCTACGGACTCACTCTTAACACCCAACATGGTCTAAAATTAGGGATTTTTTAGCCCAAAGGCGCAGTTTTGGAAAACTTGTGGTTGGAAATTTAAAGTTTTCAACTGATTTGATGTTCAATTTTAGAAAAATAATTAATCAAAATTAATCAAAAATGAATTTTAGAGCAATGATTAACCATAAGGCAAAAACACAGATAATTAAAATCACAAATATCACAAAAATTTTTGGTAAAGAAGATTTATATTTTCCGGTCACTATCTGGCTGGTGAGTCGAATTATGATTTGGGGGGCAATGTTATTAATTGCACCGAATTTAGCAGCAAATAATCAAGAAATCACCCATTTTGGTTGGGGTATTTTTGATGCTTGGGATAGTGTACATTATCGTGCGATCGCTACTTCTGGTTATTCATTTGTTAATGATGGCAAACAGCACAACCTCGCTTTTTTTCCCTTGTTTCCTGTCAGTATTTGGATATTCATGAAATTAGGTTTTTCTTTTGAATTGGCAGGTATATTAATTAATAATTTAGCATTTTTTTTGACACTTTTCTGTTTATACTTTTGGCTAAAAAAACACTGTGGAATAACAACAGCAAAATGGGCTACTGCTGTGATTTCTTGGTGTCCTATGTCCATGTTTACAGGAGTTATTTACACAGAAGGATTATATTTATTTTTGAGTACAGCCGCTTTGCGTGCATTTGATGATAAACAATACGGTTGGACTGCCCTCTGGGGTGCATTAGCCACAGCTACCCGCCCCACAGGAATGGCATTAATTCCCGCATTTTTAATAGCTGCATGGCAACAAAATAAACCCAAAATTGCCTATATTGCAGGTTTAGCAACTGCCACTGGACTATTATTATTTAGTTTATATTGTGCCATTACTTTTCATGATCCTTTAGCCTTTATTGCCGCCCAAAAAGGATGGCGACCCTCACTAGGTTTTGACTGGCAAGGTTGGTTAAATATGCTGATGAAAATTCCCTTTGGGAATAATTGGTCTTTTGGTTGGGTAGTTAATGAAAATGGGGGAATTAAAGATTTTTGGCATCCATTATTATTTAGTATAATTTTAGTTAGTTCTGTTTTATTATGGATATTTCGTAAATCTTGCCATCCCTTAACTATTTATGCTGCTTATTTTTATGTGATTACATTATTAATAATTGCTGATCAAACTGTTATTAATAATCTACTCAATGTTTTGATGGTGTTGGGTAGTAGTTATCTTTTATGGAAATTTCGTCAACAACTCACACCAGTTATGGTAATCTATGGTTTTTGTGGAGTGGGTTTACTATTAGCATCTGGGGGGACAATATCTTTAAGTCGTCTTGCTTACGGAATTGTACCTTTAAATATTGCTATCGGTGTCTGGTTATCTCGTTTTCCCCGTCAAGCTTATTTCATTCTGGGTCTATTTATGATCTTACTGGGTAAGTTAGCAATAGGTTTTTCTCAGGAAATTTGGGTTGGTTGAGGAAGTTTCAACTATTATTTTCTATTTCACATTCTAGATATTCCTCTGGGGTGTAATATTGCTTTTCTGTTATTTGCATATTTTTGATTAGAAAGCTATGTATATTAGTTTAGCATATTAGCAATAATTATTGTTTAACGATATTGCATATTAATTTTCTAATATTTCCCGTCTGTTGCGTTAGAGATGTAACCAAAGTATGGTATTTCTTAATGAAGGTAAACAAAACAATCTAGCTTTTTTCCGGCTGTTTCCTGTGAGTATTTAGATTTTAATGATAAAAATTCTTTTATTGATCATTTAAAATAATTTAAGGTAATCAATTTAATTTCCGCTTATTAATACTTTTTCAAAAAAAATGATCAATTTATCTAACAAAACCGGCAAAGAATACTTAATTTATTTTGCTCCTGTATTTTTATTAGTTTATTTGATTTTAGAAACATATCAAATAGATTTTAGAGTCTTTTACGTGGCTGGTAAATCCGTACTCTACAATCTGGATCCTTATTTAAATCACGTTTCCCAATTTCCTGAACTATATGTACCAGTTAACGCCCATGACGCACCTACATCTGGCTTTCTTTACCCGCCTTTTGCAGCTTTACTTTTTGCACCTTTAGGTTTTTTTTTCTTATGCAGTAGCTAAAATTATTTTTAGTCTAATGATTCTTTCTATCTTAATTATTTTTAGCTTTCATTTTTTGAGAAAAAATCAATTTAAACTACCAGGAGAAGCAATTTTATTTATAATGTGTAGTTTTCCTATATTTGCTACATTTGAAAGGGGGCAAATAGATACTTTAGTGATGTATTTAACTGTTTTATCATTTGATTTATTTCAAAATAGAAAACCCCAATCATTTTTACCTGCATCTTTCTTGTTAGCTATAAGTAGTTGTATCAAAATTTTTCCTATAGTTACGTTACTTTATTATCTATTTAACAAAAAATTTAAATACTTAATTTCTGCTATATTATTTACAATCTTAGTATTTTTCTTACCCTTGTTATATTTTGATTTTTCAGTATATCAACATTTCTTTCAAGTCATATTACCAAATATATTTGGAGGAATCACCACATCAGAAACCATCAATACTCATGGACAAAATGTAGTTAATAATTTGGTAATTTCTGTAGGAAATACAGGGTTAGAAAATACAGGTTTGATCGCTAGTCGTAATATTTCTAATGGATATATGAATCCATTGTTAAAAAATAATACTCTTGGTGCATTTCTGATTGGATTAGCATCCATGATATCATTATTGATACTTAATCGCAAAAATAGCAAAGAATATCAATTTTATTCGATTTTAAACACCATTAACTTATTTAATCCAAAACCTTGGATTATGGGATTAGTCTGGTATTTTCCCACATTTTTTAGTTTATATCCTCAAGTCAATAAATGGGGTAAGTTGGTAATGTTGACACCTATATTTATGCCACCATTTACTAATACCAATGCCATGTTAGCATTTGTTATTACTTTGTTATTGTCTGTATGTTTAAATAATCAGAAGTTTGGCAGACATCTATTAAAACGAGAATACATAAACCAAGACAATGAAACTACAATATAAACTTAATTTTCTTAGCAGCATATAAACACATACCCAATAAAATCAAACCTTCTCGAAAATGAGAAATATTAGATTTACCATAAGTTCTTGCTTGATACCTAACAGGTACTTCCACAATGTGTAAATTTAACTTTGCTGCACCAAACAATAAATCGAAATCTCCAAAGGGATCAAAATCACCAAAATAACTGCGATTATTGGCGATTTTCTCATAATCTTCTCGCCATAACACCTTAGTTCCACAAAGTGTATCTTTAATATTACAATCCAACAAAAAAGATATCAACAAAGCAAAAAATTTATTAGCAACAGAATTTAACCAAGGCATTGCTTGATAAGAATAAGGATACACTAAACGCGAACCATTAATAAATTCACCGTGATTTGTAGCTATAACTTCTACAAATTTGGGTAAATCTTCTGGTTGTACAGTTAAGTCAGCATCAAGAATAATTAAAATATCTCCTGTTGCTTCTGCAAAACCTAATCTTACCGCGTCTGCTTTACCTTTACCTGTTTGTTGAAATGCTTTAAGCGTAAAATTTCCTTGATAGTTATTAACCAATTCTTGAATTTTATCCCAAGTGTCATCCTGGGAATGTCCTTCAATAAATA contains:
- a CDS encoding glycosyltransferase family 87 protein, with translation MILSILIIFSFHFLRKNQFKLPGEAILFIMCSFPIFATFERGQIDTLVMYLTVLSFDLFQNRKPQSFLPASFLLAISSCIKIFPIVTLLYYLFNKKFKYLISAILFTILVFFLPLLYFDFSVYQHFFQVILPNIFGGITTSETINTHGQNVVNNLVISVGNTGLENTGLIASRNISNGYMNPLLKNNTLGAFLIGLASMISLLILNRKNSKEYQFYSILNTINLFNPKPWIMGLVWYFPTFFSLYPQVNKWGKLVMLTPIFMPPFTNTNAMLAFVITLLLSVCLNNQKFGRHLLKREYINQDNETTI
- the dxr gene encoding 1-deoxy-D-xylulose-5-phosphate reductoisomerase, giving the protein MKAITLLGSTGSIGTQTLDIVSEHPDKFRIVGLAAGRNVELFAAQIRQFRPQIAAISAADKLPELREAIQDLDPQPILLAGEEGVIEVARYGDSQSVVTGIVGCAGLLPTIAAIEAGKDIALANKETLIAGGPVVLPLVEKHGVKLLPADSEHSAIFQCLQGVPKDGLKKILLTASGGAFRDWPVEKLPTVKVADALKHPNWSMGKKITVDSATLMNKGLEVIEAHYLFGMDYDDIEIVIHPQSIIHSLIELQDTSVLAQLGWPDMRLPLLYAMSWPERIYTNWERLNLVKCGNLTFREPDHQKYPCMNLAYAAGRAGGSMTAVLNAANEQAVALFLEEKIGYLDIARCIEWVCDRHQNDNKQNPSLDDILAADQWARQEVFTATEKLASQPQFISVG